TCGAAACCGAGATGATGCTGCCCGAAGGCAGCTCGATCCAGGTTCGGCCTCCATTAAAGAAGTTTAAGCCGATTGCCCTACGGCCAAACAATACTGTGCATTCACCGGGTTCCATTCCTGCCCGGCTGGGTGGCAGCGGCACGGATTTTTTTGGAGTCCGGGAATATCATCCCGGCGATTCCCTGCACACTCTCGACTGGCGTCTTACTGCCCGCCACCCGGGCAAGTTTTTTACCAAAGAGTTTGAGCAGGAGGAAATTGCTGAAATTGGACTCATACTCGATGCGCGCCCGAACAATGAACTGCGGATCAGGGAAGAGAGTCTGTTCGAACACAGTGTCGGTGCAACCGCCTCACTGGCAGAAATGTTTTTACACCAGGGACATCGAGTGAGTCTGCTTGTGTTCGGGGGAAGGATTGCAAGCGTCTTTCCAGGGTACGGCAAGACACAGCTGCATCGCATCTTGAGTTGCCTGTCCAACGTCAAGATCGAGCCAGCGGAAGGAGTTCTTGCCTATTTTGATTTCCTGCCCATACGCATGTTTCCCAATCATGCTTTGATGATCATCATGAGTCCAGTGACAGCAGGAGACAGACCTTTCTTTCAGCGTCTGCGGGCGTATGGGTACCAGGCATTGTTAGTGAGCCCTGACCCAATCGATT
The Candidatus Saccharimonadales bacterium DNA segment above includes these coding regions:
- a CDS encoding DUF58 domain-containing protein; translated protein: ETEMMLPEGSSIQVRPPLKKFKPIALRPNNTVHSPGSIPARLGGSGTDFFGVREYHPGDSLHTLDWRLTARHPGKFFTKEFEQEEIAEIGLILDARPNNELRIREESLFEHSVGATASLAEMFLHQGHRVSLLVFGGRIASVFPGYGKTQLHRILSCLSNVKIEPAEGVLAYFDFLPIRMFPNHALMIIMSPVTAGDRPFFQRLRAYGYQALLVSPDPIDFVHAALPQDTASQLAIRATRLERKFRLNSISQLHIPVIDWQVSQPLFPLVRNSLTRSRNPREL